CACAGATGGAAATCacttcaagaaaagaaaaacaaaagcaacTTAGGTTGTCTAAGAGGATTTATTTTAGATAATTCAGATTCCCCTTTACTCCTTTAGAAACCTATGCAGCCATGTCTTCAAGAAATGGATAATCTGTGTAACCAACAATAGGATCAAGGATGTAGAATGTTTCTCTGTCGTATTTGTTGAGAGGAGCATTAAGCTTAAATCTCTTAGGCAAATCTGGATTGGCTAGAAACAGTCGACCATAAACAACAAGATCTGCCCGGTTTTCAGCAATGGCATTAATTCCATCTTCTCTGTCATAACCCCCAGCAACAAGAAAATTTCCCTTGAAAGCCTTTCTCATTGGTAGAAGACTGTTGGGGCATTTAGATTTTTCCCAAACCGTTTTCATTCTTGGCTCAACCATGTGGCAATAAAGGATCCCATACTTGTTTAAGGACTCGGCCATGTGAAGGCCCAATGCTTTTGGATTTGAGTCCCCagattccatatagtctgcaaAAGGAGATAGCCTTATCCCAACCCTATCTGCTCCTATCTCATTAGCAACAGCTTCAACTACTTCTAGCGCAAATCGACAACGATTCTCAAGGGATCCACCATATTGATCTGTTCTATCATTCACTTCATCTTTCATAAACTGGTCAATTAGGTATCCATGAGCCCCATGGATCTCAACCCCATCAAAACCTGTTCATAAGACAATTAGTATCATTTCACAAAAGGGAATAACGTCAaaggctatttttttttttttacattaggAAAGAAATTACCAGCTTCAATAGCATTCCTTGCCGCAAGCCTAAAATCATTGACAATTTGAGGAATTTCATCTGTCCTTAGTCGCCTTGGAGGAGTGAACTGTGCAACATCAATTCCATTAGCTCTAACTTGCGGCATCAAAGGTTTGTCAGTAGAAGATATTGGAGCTTGTCCATTTGGCTGAAAACCTGTAGACGACAATATAGAAGAAAAACAATATCCGAAATAACAATTAGTCTTAGATTTTAAGACTGGAGTGTCCATAACATAAGTTTGAAAAGAAACCAGTAACCAACTCTTAAGGACTTAGAAAAAGTGCAGTAACGATCcgataaaagtatttaaaacaGGATGTTTCATGCAAAAAatcaagcaaaaaaaaataataataatcgacTTGTCgaaaaagtaaatagaaaagACGCTAGTCAATtcaaaaaccacaaaaaaaaaaaaaaaaaattaaaaaaaaaattctttggaTCATGAAGGCATAAAAGCTCCATTATCAATCTGGCACTTAATTGCAATGTATTAGGATGTGgacttaataaatattcaatccCAAAAAAGAGAAAGTATAAGACGTTAGAGCTGGTTAAATGCCAAAAAGTGGTAGTTGGCTGTCGGCAACTGGCTACCACTGACCTTAGGGCCCGAAGTTGAAGTAGAACTAGTGGAGTCTGTCTatcaaaaacaagaaaaaacaacTATTTACACATCACCTTTACAAAAGAACAACTCATTGAACAAAACATGCTTTTGAAAAATTAGCATCATGatgaaataacaaaataaagtGACAAAGCATCTTTCTCACAGAAATGACATACACAAGTAGCA
This is a stretch of genomic DNA from Carya illinoinensis cultivar Pawnee chromosome 3, C.illinoinensisPawnee_v1, whole genome shotgun sequence. It encodes these proteins:
- the LOC122302386 gene encoding 12-oxophytodienoate reductase 2-like; this encodes MAAETPNIPLLTPYKLGKFDLSHRVVLAPLTRQRSYGNVPQPHAILYYSQRTSKGGLLIAEATGVSDTAQGYPETPGIWTREQVEAWKPIVDAVHAKGGIFFCQIWHVGRVSNQGFQPNGQAPISSTDKPLMPQVRANGIDVAQFTPPRRLRTDEIPQIVNDFRLAARNAIEAGFDGVEIHGAHGYLIDQFMKDEVNDRTDQYGGSLENRCRFALEVVEAVANEIGADRVGIRLSPFADYMESGDSNPKALGLHMAESLNKYGILYCHMVEPRMKTVWEKSKCPNSLLPMRKAFKGNFLVAGGYDREDGINAIAENRADLVVYGRLFLANPDLPKRFKLNAPLNKYDRETFYILDPIVGYTDYPFLEDMAA